The following proteins come from a genomic window of Fontisubflavum oceani:
- a CDS encoding LysE family transporter produces the protein MTDPTLLAAITSVATFVFAAGSPGPATLAVSATAMAGGRARGMALAAGLTFGLAFWGGVVALGFGALVAESAAILTVLKLIGAGYLLYLAIGSGRAALRPAKQESLAPLEEPAGRLMRRGLFLNLSNPKAVLAWVAALALGTEAASTSVVSVLIVVICAMLGGVIYIGYATLFSLAPVMAWYQRFRRWIEGVFAALFAGAALRLLVWRGAE, from the coding sequence ATGACCGATCCCACATTGCTTGCGGCAATAACCAGCGTGGCCACTTTTGTTTTTGCGGCGGGCTCGCCCGGCCCGGCAACCCTGGCGGTGTCAGCAACAGCAATGGCAGGCGGGCGCGCGCGCGGCATGGCCTTGGCGGCTGGATTGACCTTCGGGCTGGCCTTTTGGGGCGGTGTTGTGGCTTTGGGCTTTGGCGCATTGGTCGCCGAAAGCGCAGCCATTCTGACGGTTTTGAAACTGATCGGTGCGGGCTATCTCCTCTATCTTGCTATCGGATCGGGCCGAGCCGCCCTCCGCCCGGCCAAGCAAGAGAGTTTGGCCCCGCTTGAGGAGCCTGCGGGTCGTCTCATGCGGCGTGGCCTGTTCCTTAATCTGAGCAATCCGAAAGCGGTCCTGGCCTGGGTCGCCGCGCTTGCATTAGGTACTGAGGCAGCATCGACCAGCGTGGTTTCAGTTCTCATCGTTGTGATCTGCGCTATGCTCGGCGGCGTCATTTACATCGGCTATGCCACGCTCTTTTCACTTGCTCCGGTCATGGCTTGGTACCAACGGTTCCGCCGCTGGATCGAAGGGGTGTTCGCGGCTCTCTTCGCTGGTGCGGCCCTGCGGCTCTTGGTTTGGCGGGGGGCGGAATGA
- the recO gene encoding DNA repair protein RecO has translation MEWRDQGVLLAVRPHGENAAIIEMFTPERGRYAGVVRGGASRRMTPILQPGTQLDVTWRARLEAHLGAFTVEPLKTRAAEALADRVALAGLASVCALLSFTLPERAPHPALYARSIALLDGLGAENWAQAYLGWEMALLEEMGFALDLSSCAVTGTRDGLAYVSPRTGRAVSAAGAGDWVDRLLPLPACLLQSGPASREEIDQGLRLTGHFLEHHLAPALGDKPMPAARQRLVDLIARHSNV, from the coding sequence ATGGAATGGCGTGACCAAGGTGTTTTGTTGGCGGTCCGGCCGCATGGCGAAAATGCCGCGATCATCGAGATGTTTACGCCCGAGCGCGGGCGCTATGCGGGCGTGGTGCGCGGCGGGGCGTCGCGCCGGATGACGCCGATCCTGCAACCGGGCACGCAGCTCGATGTGACTTGGCGGGCGCGGCTTGAGGCGCATCTGGGGGCCTTTACGGTCGAACCGTTGAAAACCCGCGCCGCTGAGGCGCTGGCGGATCGGGTGGCGCTGGCTGGCCTTGCGTCGGTTTGTGCGCTTTTGTCTTTCACCTTGCCCGAACGCGCGCCGCATCCGGCGCTTTATGCCCGGTCTATCGCGTTGCTTGATGGGTTGGGCGCCGAGAACTGGGCGCAGGCCTATCTTGGTTGGGAAATGGCGCTGTTGGAGGAGATGGGGTTTGCTCTCGATCTGTCCTCTTGCGCTGTCACGGGGACCCGGGATGGTTTGGCGTATGTCTCGCCCCGAACCGGTCGCGCGGTGAGTGCGGCGGGGGCGGGGGATTGGGTGGATCGGCTATTGCCTCTGCCCGCATGCCTCTTGCAATCAGGCCCGGCTAGCCGGGAAGAGATTGACCAAGGTCTGCGCCTCACTGGGCATTTCTTGGAACATCATTTGGCCCCGGCGCTTGGTGACAAACCCATGCCTGCCGCGCGGCAACGCTTGGTTGACCTGATCGCACGTCACTCCAACGTTTGA
- the rpoZ gene encoding DNA-directed RNA polymerase subunit omega yields MARVTVEDCVDKVPNRFELVMLASHRAREISAGSPLTIDRDNDKNPVVSLREIADETQSADDLRERLIESHQTQIEVDEPEEDAMALLQGVEQDKPAQDDMSEEQMLRALMEAQGQK; encoded by the coding sequence ATGGCCCGCGTGACGGTTGAAGACTGCGTTGACAAGGTTCCGAACCGGTTTGAACTGGTGATGCTCGCCTCGCATCGCGCCCGCGAGATTTCTGCGGGCAGCCCGCTGACCATCGACCGGGACAACGACAAGAACCCGGTTGTGAGCCTGCGCGAGATCGCCGACGAAACTCAGAGCGCCGATGATCTGCGTGAGCGGCTGATCGAAAGCCATCAGACCCAGATCGAGGTGGACGAGCCCGAAGAAGACGCCATGGCGCTCTTGCAGGGTGTGGAGCAAGACAAGCCAGCTCAGGACGATATGTCCGAAGAGCAAATGCTGCGTGCTTTGATGGAAGCGCAGGGTCAGAAGTAA
- a CDS encoding DUF2062 domain-containing protein: MVFKRRDNRPWGQVVAEWIYPRGGWARAFQYIKHRLRRLPGTPETIARGIFAGAFTVFSPFYGLHFVVAAVLAKLMRGNILAALLATFIGNPLTYIPIGIISLQTGHFLLGSQLRSDVEGNLFVKFSRAAGDLWHNFVAIFTPAQAHWHELGVFYRDVFFPYMIGGIIPGLICGAVCYYLSVPVIRAYQKRRAAKLRKKMKKLREQTGAEAAKQ; encoded by the coding sequence TTGGTCTTCAAGCGACGCGATAACCGCCCCTGGGGGCAAGTCGTGGCCGAGTGGATTTATCCGCGCGGTGGCTGGGCGCGTGCCTTCCAATATATCAAACATCGGCTGCGGCGGTTGCCGGGCACGCCTGAGACCATTGCGCGCGGCATTTTTGCCGGTGCGTTCACGGTCTTCTCGCCATTTTACGGGCTGCATTTCGTGGTTGCGGCCGTCCTGGCCAAGCTGATGCGCGGCAATATATTGGCCGCGTTGCTCGCGACCTTTATCGGCAACCCGCTGACCTATATCCCAATCGGGATCATCTCGCTGCAAACCGGGCATTTCCTTCTGGGCAGTCAGTTGCGCAGTGATGTCGAGGGCAATCTCTTCGTCAAATTCTCGCGGGCCGCGGGTGACCTTTGGCACAATTTCGTGGCGATTTTCACACCCGCCCAAGCGCATTGGCATGAGCTTGGCGTCTTCTATCGCGACGTATTTTTTCCCTACATGATCGGCGGCATCATCCCGGGGCTGATCTGCGGCGCCGTCTGCTACTATCTCAGCGTTCCGGTGATCCGCGCCTATCAGAAACGCCGCGCGGCCAAGCTGCGCAAGAAAATGAAAAAGCTGCGGGAACAGACTGGCGCCGAGGCGGCAAAGCAGTAG
- a CDS encoding LysE family translocator, with product MSGLELLIVLAAWGIGAGSPGPATLTIAGTAMDRGRRDGMLTGLGVLAGSSFWGLAAMFGMSALMLSNGWIVEVLRYLGAGYLLYLALKSLRSAITAAPLIATGGRTGLPPFLKGLFVHLTNPKPIFGWGAVFAVLVPPGSDFTALITIYLSLVSVSGVIFVGYGALFAAGGVMRVYQRMKRGFELVFAALFGAAALKILTTRLT from the coding sequence ATGAGCGGGCTCGAACTGCTTATTGTTCTCGCCGCTTGGGGGATTGGCGCGGGCAGCCCCGGCCCTGCAACATTGACTATTGCGGGCACGGCGATGGATCGCGGGCGTCGCGACGGCATGCTGACCGGGTTGGGTGTTCTGGCCGGGTCGTCCTTCTGGGGGCTTGCCGCGATGTTTGGGATGAGCGCTCTGATGCTGAGCAATGGCTGGATCGTTGAGGTCTTGCGCTATCTGGGCGCGGGCTATCTCCTTTATCTGGCGCTGAAGTCTCTCCGCTCGGCGATCACGGCGGCGCCATTGATCGCAACTGGAGGCCGGACGGGCCTGCCGCCTTTTCTCAAGGGGCTTTTCGTGCACCTGACCAATCCGAAGCCGATTTTTGGATGGGGTGCTGTGTTTGCGGTTCTCGTGCCACCCGGGTCAGACTTCACCGCGTTGATCACAATCTACCTCTCGCTGGTGAGCGTCTCAGGCGTGATTTTCGTCGGGTATGGCGCACTCTTCGCCGCTGGCGGCGTGATGCGGGTCTATCAGCGGATGAAGCGCGGCTTCGAGTTGGTCTTTGCGGCGTTGTTTGGGGCGGCGGCGTTGAAGATTCTGACGACGCGGCTGACCTGA
- a CDS encoding pyridoxine 5'-phosphate synthase has product MAERLRLGVNIDHVATLRNARGGALPDPVRAAMAAQGAGADGITAHLREDRRHIRDEDIEAILKAIEIPLNFEMAATDEMQTIALRHRPHAACIVPERREERTTEGGLEVAGDQNKLADFIGPLSEAGCRVSLFIAPDPVQIEAAHRIGAPVIELHTGAYCDFDAEGDIAERDAEFARLRDAAIQADDLGLEVHMGHGLNYTNVTPVAALPQVKELNIGHFLIGEAVFVGLPAALAEMRRLMDEARA; this is encoded by the coding sequence ATGGCAGAGCGACTCAGGCTAGGGGTAAATATCGACCATGTGGCGACGCTTCGGAATGCACGGGGCGGTGCGCTGCCCGATCCGGTGCGCGCGGCCATGGCGGCGCAAGGGGCAGGGGCCGATGGCATCACCGCACATCTGCGCGAAGATCGCCGCCATATCCGCGACGAGGATATCGAGGCGATCCTGAAGGCCATTGAGATCCCGCTGAATTTCGAGATGGCCGCCACCGATGAGATGCAAACCATTGCCCTTCGGCACCGTCCGCATGCGGCCTGTATCGTGCCCGAACGGCGCGAGGAGCGCACCACAGAGGGTGGGCTTGAAGTGGCCGGTGACCAGAACAAGCTGGCCGATTTCATCGGGCCGCTCTCGGAGGCTGGGTGCCGCGTGTCGCTGTTCATCGCGCCCGACCCGGTGCAGATTGAGGCCGCGCATCGCATTGGTGCGCCCGTCATTGAGCTGCATACAGGGGCCTATTGCGATTTTGACGCAGAGGGTGATATCGCCGAGCGGGATGCGGAGTTTGCCCGCCTGCGCGACGCCGCGATCCAAGCCGATGATCTCGGGCTTGAGGTCCATATGGGCCATGGGTTGAATTATACCAATGTGACACCTGTCGCAGCTCTGCCCCAGGTGAAAGAGTTGAATATCGGCCATTTCCTGATTGGCGAGGCGGTCTTTGTCGGCCTGCCTGCTGCCCTTGCGGAAATGCGGCGGTTGATGGATGAGGCGCGGGCATGA
- the era gene encoding GTPase Era, which yields MTKRAGFVALIGEPNAGKSTLLNRMVGAKVSIVTHKVQTTRARIRGVAMAGESQIVFVDTPGLFRPRRRLDRAMVAAAWSGAADADVVVLLIEAHRGLTDGVQAILDGLSERAEGRRVALAINKIDRVKAEVLLALTEKMNAAFAFEKTFLISAEKGHGVEDLREWLAEVVPEGPWLYPEDQIADLPMRMIAAEMTREKLTLRLHQELPYQLTVETESWEERKDGSARIEQIIYVARDGHKGIVLGNKGETIKSVSKAAREELEEFLGRRVHLFLQVKVRPNWLDEAERYSEMGLDFKDGA from the coding sequence ATGACCAAACGCGCCGGATTTGTTGCTTTGATTGGTGAACCCAATGCGGGCAAGTCGACGTTGCTGAACCGGATGGTTGGGGCAAAGGTCTCGATCGTGACCCATAAGGTTCAGACCACGCGCGCGCGCATCCGCGGTGTGGCGATGGCAGGCGAGAGCCAGATTGTCTTTGTCGATACGCCCGGCCTGTTCCGCCCGCGCAGACGACTGGACCGTGCCATGGTGGCCGCGGCCTGGTCGGGCGCCGCAGATGCGGATGTGGTCGTGCTTCTGATCGAGGCGCATCGCGGGCTAACCGACGGTGTCCAGGCTATTCTCGATGGCTTGTCCGAGCGGGCCGAGGGCCGCCGGGTGGCGCTGGCGATCAACAAGATTGATCGGGTGAAGGCAGAAGTGCTTCTGGCGTTGACCGAGAAAATGAATGCGGCCTTCGCGTTTGAGAAGACCTTTTTGATTTCCGCCGAGAAGGGTCACGGCGTTGAGGACTTGCGCGAGTGGCTGGCCGAGGTGGTACCCGAGGGCCCGTGGCTTTATCCCGAGGATCAAATTGCCGATCTGCCGATGCGGATGATTGCAGCTGAGATGACGCGGGAGAAGCTGACCCTGCGCTTGCATCAGGAACTGCCCTATCAACTCACCGTGGAGACCGAGAGCTGGGAGGAGCGCAAAGACGGCTCCGCCCGGATTGAGCAGATCATCTATGTCGCGCGCGATGGTCATAAGGGCATTGTGCTGGGCAACAAGGGCGAGACGATCAAGAGTGTCAGCAAGGCCGCGCGGGAGGAGTTGGAAGAGTTCCTAGGCCGCCGTGTGCATCTGTTTTTGCAAGTGAAGGTTCGGCCCAATTGGCTGGACGAGGCCGAGCGCTATTCTGAGATGGGCCTGGATTTCAAGGACGGCGCATGA
- the lepB gene encoding signal peptidase I has translation MAAEAKKDGIWETVKTVVYALLIAGVFRTLFFQPFWIPSGSMKDTLLIGDFLFVNKMAYGYSQHSCPFSMCPFEGRIFGSEPERGDVVVFRHPVNGSDFIKRVIGLPGDTVQMRNGVLYVNGEVARLEPEDPFSELFEQQGPIGHVPRCSNAPVGQGGECLKERFTEALPSGPTHSVLNIEDGTRGDDTPLFTVPEGHFFAMGDNRDNSLDSRFPQSVGGVGMVPMENLIGRADRVMFSSAGRRMVYFWTWRSDRFFRAIE, from the coding sequence ATGGCGGCAGAGGCAAAGAAAGATGGCATCTGGGAAACGGTGAAGACCGTGGTCTATGCCCTGTTGATCGCGGGCGTCTTCCGTACGCTGTTCTTCCAACCGTTCTGGATTCCGTCCGGTTCGATGAAAGACACGCTTCTGATCGGCGATTTCCTGTTCGTCAATAAAATGGCCTATGGCTATTCGCAGCATTCCTGCCCGTTCTCCATGTGCCCGTTTGAGGGGCGGATCTTCGGGTCTGAGCCGGAGCGGGGCGACGTGGTTGTTTTCCGCCATCCGGTCAACGGCAGCGATTTCATCAAGCGCGTCATCGGGCTGCCGGGCGACACGGTGCAGATGCGCAATGGCGTGCTGTATGTGAATGGCGAGGTGGCGCGGCTCGAGCCGGAAGACCCGTTTTCCGAACTGTTTGAGCAGCAGGGCCCGATTGGCCATGTGCCGCGCTGTTCCAATGCGCCGGTCGGGCAAGGCGGTGAATGTTTGAAAGAGCGCTTCACCGAGGCGCTGCCAAGCGGTCCGACCCATTCGGTGCTCAATATCGAGGACGGGACGCGCGGCGACGACACGCCGCTTTTCACCGTTCCCGAAGGGCATTTCTTCGCCATGGGCGACAACCGTGACAACAGCCTCGACAGTCGTTTCCCGCAATCGGTGGGCGGGGTCGGCATGGTGCCGATGGAAAATCTGATCGGTCGGGCGGATCGGGTGATGTTCTCGTCGGCCGGGCGGCGGATGGTCTATTTCTGGACCTGGCGCTCGGACAGATTCTTCCGGGCGATCGAGTGA
- a CDS encoding META domain-containing protein: MIRLAPLIGLSLLLAACQDETVSGYAGGIWRLTEMAGDPAPEGVTLDLTEQGQISGQAPCNRYSGPQSVPYPWFETGPLAVTRRACAALDAEHRYLSLLQSMSLAEVAGDVLILSNESGEELVFARQTLE; the protein is encoded by the coding sequence ATGATCCGCCTCGCCCCCCTCATCGGGCTATCCCTCCTTCTGGCGGCCTGCCAAGACGAAACCGTCTCTGGTTATGCGGGGGGTATCTGGCGTCTGACCGAGATGGCCGGTGACCCCGCGCCGGAGGGCGTGACCTTAGATTTGACCGAGCAGGGTCAGATTTCCGGCCAAGCGCCCTGCAACCGCTATAGCGGCCCCCAAAGCGTCCCTTATCCCTGGTTTGAGACCGGCCCTCTGGCAGTGACCCGCAGGGCCTGCGCCGCATTGGATGCCGAACATCGCTATCTGTCTCTGTTGCAATCCATGAGCTTGGCGGAGGTCGCGGGGGATGTCCTCATCCTATCCAACGAGTCGGGGGAAGAGCTGGTCTTTGCCCGTCAAACGTTGGAGTGA
- the folK gene encoding 2-amino-4-hydroxy-6-hydroxymethyldihydropteridine diphosphokinase — MVCAAMKKLADLENATAHFSRLYQTPAFPEGAGPDFINAALTLSWQGEAADLLTHLHWVERSFGRTRRTRWEARVLDLDLIAFGDQVLPDLETQARWRNLPSDRAAEIAPETLILPHPRLAERVFVLAPLADVAPDWVHPVTGLTIAEMLAALPQADRDAITVVDPPAGALPFPPIGDT, encoded by the coding sequence GCGACGGCACATTTCAGCCGACTTTATCAAACGCCTGCCTTTCCGGAGGGTGCTGGACCTGACTTTATTAACGCCGCCCTGACGCTGTCATGGCAAGGCGAGGCGGCGGACCTGCTCACGCATCTGCACTGGGTTGAACGCAGTTTTGGCCGGACCCGGCGCACCCGATGGGAGGCCCGGGTATTGGACCTGGATTTGATCGCATTTGGTGATCAGGTTTTGCCAGATTTGGAGACGCAGGCCCGGTGGCGGAATCTGCCATCTGATCGGGCGGCGGAGATTGCGCCAGAAACGCTGATCCTGCCACATCCACGCTTGGCTGAGCGGGTCTTTGTCTTGGCCCCGCTGGCCGATGTGGCGCCGGACTGGGTGCACCCCGTGACCGGCCTGACGATCGCAGAGATGTTGGCCGCGCTGCCACAGGCAGATCGCGACGCCATCACGGTGGTTGATCCGCCCGCCGGGGCCTTGCCTTTCCCACCAATCGGCGATACATGA
- the acpS gene encoding holo-ACP synthase: MILGIGTDLANIERIQGTLDRFGDRFRNRVFTEIEQKRAERMPDPAAVYAKRWAAKEACSKALGTGLRMGIAWKDMAVTNLRTGQPVMHVTGWAKERLDQMTPEGHEAILHVTLTDDHPWAQAFVVIEAVPEGQVPTHPPMPRPRRPLA, from the coding sequence ATGATCCTTGGTATCGGCACGGACCTAGCAAATATCGAGCGGATTCAGGGCACGCTCGATCGGTTCGGCGATCGGTTCCGAAACCGGGTTTTTACCGAGATCGAACAGAAACGTGCCGAGCGGATGCCGGATCCGGCTGCTGTCTATGCCAAACGATGGGCGGCGAAGGAGGCGTGTTCCAAGGCGCTTGGCACTGGGTTGCGCATGGGGATTGCCTGGAAAGACATGGCGGTCACCAATTTGCGGACCGGTCAGCCGGTGATGCATGTCACGGGCTGGGCCAAGGAGCGGCTGGATCAGATGACGCCCGAGGGTCATGAGGCCATCCTCCATGTGACGCTTACCGATGATCACCCTTGGGCGCAGGCCTTTGTGGTGATCGAGGCTGTGCCCGAGGGGCAGGTGCCCACCCACCCGCCGATGCCCCGGCCCAGGCGTCCGCTTGCTTGA
- a CDS encoding DUF1491 family protein, whose product MTPRLTAEFWVQAYLARLRLADIPAFVTTKGDLTAGAVLVKLNPLNGQAWAFQRSFDLMTGERAWVTLAEGAEADVDAAIERQKSFDPDLWVIEVEDRAGRHLLEEEGLA is encoded by the coding sequence ATGACCCCCCGGCTAACGGCGGAGTTCTGGGTACAGGCCTATCTGGCCCGGCTCAGACTGGCCGACATCCCCGCTTTTGTGACCACCAAGGGCGATCTGACCGCGGGTGCCGTTTTGGTGAAGCTAAACCCGCTCAACGGCCAGGCGTGGGCCTTTCAACGTAGCTTCGATCTGATGACCGGCGAACGTGCCTGGGTCACGCTGGCCGAGGGTGCGGAGGCGGATGTCGACGCCGCGATTGAGCGGCAGAAGAGCTTCGACCCTGATCTTTGGGTGATCGAGGTCGAAGATCGCGCCGGGCGGCATCTGCTCGAAGAAGAGGGCCTGGCCTAG
- a CDS encoding RelA/SpoT family protein: protein MIDASDLLSLVKNYNPKCNEALLLGAYDYARAMHEGQTRHSGEPYFTHPVAVAAILTEQRLDDATIATALLHDTIEDTKGTYSEIVDLFGKDVAELVDGVTKLTNLELSNRESKQAENFRKLFMAMSKDMRVILVKLADRLHNMRTIRHMPQEKQAKKARETMDIFAPLAGRMGMHWMREELEDLAFRVLNPEARNSIIRRFLTLQKESGDVIPKITDDIETVMEKHGVTGEVFGRAKKPFSIWRKMQEKELAFSRLSDIYGFRVITETEDDCYRILGAIHQRWRSVPGRFKDYISQPKSNGYRSIHTTVSGRDGKRVEVQIRTRQMHDVAESGVAAHWSYRDGVRAENPFAVDPAKWLANLTERFEMAEDHDEFLEHVKLEMYSDQVFCFTPKGDVVKLPKGATPLDFAYSIHTRIGHSCVGAKVDGIRVPLWTRLKNGQSVEIITAEGQTPQATWIDIAVTGKAKAAIRRSLREEDRGRYIKLGQELARVAFEHVNKKATDKALATAAKTLGLDSGDELLARIGSAELSARDVVAALYPELLTEGETGDVDARRAVIGLPPGSMIHRAQCCQAVPGERIVGITYQGRGPVVHAIDCPALADLDDQPDRWIDLHWTEGRHAPVHNVTVDVTLSNDNGVLGRICTLIGEQNANISDLHFIDRKPDFYRLLIDLDVRDAEHLHAVMMAVEADSDVATLERYRALERRP from the coding sequence ATGATCGACGCCTCTGACCTGCTCAGCCTGGTCAAGAATTACAATCCGAAATGCAATGAGGCGCTCTTGCTGGGCGCCTATGACTATGCGCGCGCCATGCATGAGGGGCAGACGCGGCATTCCGGTGAGCCCTATTTCACGCACCCCGTGGCGGTTGCTGCGATTCTGACCGAGCAGCGGTTGGATGACGCCACGATTGCCACCGCGCTTCTGCATGACACGATCGAAGATACCAAGGGCACGTATTCCGAGATTGTCGATCTCTTTGGCAAAGACGTGGCCGAATTGGTCGACGGGGTCACCAAGCTGACCAATCTGGAACTGTCGAACCGCGAGAGCAAACAGGCGGAGAATTTCCGCAAGCTCTTTATGGCCATGTCCAAGGACATGCGAGTGATCTTGGTGAAGCTCGCCGACCGTCTGCATAATATGCGGACGATCCGGCATATGCCGCAGGAAAAACAGGCCAAGAAGGCCCGCGAGACCATGGACATCTTCGCGCCACTTGCCGGGCGGATGGGGATGCACTGGATGCGCGAGGAGTTGGAAGACTTGGCCTTCCGCGTGCTCAACCCGGAGGCCCGCAACTCGATCATTCGGCGATTTTTGACGCTGCAGAAGGAATCGGGCGATGTGATCCCGAAAATCACCGACGATATTGAGACGGTGATGGAGAAACACGGCGTGACCGGCGAGGTGTTTGGCCGGGCGAAAAAGCCATTTTCGATCTGGCGGAAGATGCAGGAGAAAGAGCTCGCCTTCTCGCGGCTTTCTGACATCTATGGGTTCCGTGTGATCACCGAGACTGAGGATGATTGCTACCGTATTTTGGGGGCGATCCATCAGCGTTGGCGTTCGGTGCCGGGGCGATTCAAGGACTATATCAGCCAGCCGAAATCGAACGGCTATCGCTCGATCCACACCACCGTGTCGGGCCGCGATGGCAAACGGGTCGAAGTGCAAATTCGGACCCGGCAGATGCATGATGTAGCCGAATCCGGGGTGGCGGCGCATTGGTCTTATCGCGATGGTGTGCGGGCCGAGAACCCGTTTGCCGTCGATCCGGCAAAATGGCTGGCGAACCTGACCGAGCGGTTCGAAATGGCCGAGGATCATGACGAGTTCCTGGAACATGTGAAGCTCGAGATGTATTCCGACCAGGTGTTCTGTTTCACGCCCAAGGGCGATGTGGTGAAACTCCCCAAAGGCGCGACGCCGCTTGATTTCGCCTATTCGATCCACACACGGATCGGCCACTCCTGCGTTGGGGCCAAGGTCGACGGGATTCGCGTGCCGCTCTGGACGCGGCTTAAAAACGGCCAGTCGGTGGAGATCATCACGGCAGAGGGGCAGACGCCGCAAGCGACCTGGATCGACATCGCGGTGACCGGCAAAGCCAAGGCTGCGATCCGCCGCTCTCTGCGGGAGGAAGATCGTGGGCGCTATATCAAGCTGGGCCAAGAACTGGCGCGGGTCGCGTTTGAGCATGTGAACAAGAAGGCCACCGACAAGGCGCTGGCGACCGCGGCCAAAACCCTGGGGCTCGACAGCGGCGATGAGCTTCTGGCCCGGATCGGCAGTGCTGAGTTGTCTGCGCGTGATGTGGTGGCCGCACTTTATCCCGAGTTGCTGACCGAGGGGGAGACGGGCGACGTTGATGCGCGCCGCGCGGTGATCGGCCTGCCGCCGGGATCGATGATCCACCGGGCGCAATGCTGTCAGGCCGTGCCGGGAGAGCGGATCGTCGGCATCACCTATCAAGGGCGTGGCCCGGTGGTGCACGCGATTGATTGCCCGGCCTTGGCGGATTTGGATGATCAACCGGACCGCTGGATTGACCTACATTGGACCGAAGGTCGCCACGCCCCTGTCCATAATGTGACTGTAGATGTCACACTCAGCAATGATAATGGCGTGTTGGGACGCATCTGCACATTGATCGGTGAGCAGAACGCAAATATCTCAGACCTACATTTCATTGATCGAAAACCAGATTTTTACCGTCTGCTGATCGACTTGGATGTGAGAGACGCCGAACATCTTCACGCGGTGATGATGGCGGTCGAGGCCGATAGCGATGTGGCCACCTTGGAGCGGTACCGAGCCTTGGAGCGCCGCCCCTAA
- the rnc gene encoding ribonuclease III, giving the protein MKLSKDLSAFCDRLGHVFDDPALLIRALTHSSLSTETRPDNQRLEFLGDRVLGLVMAEAVLAQDPTAPEGTLAPRFNALVRKETCADVAREIDLGAVLKLGKSEQMTGGRRKNALLGDAMEAVIAAVYEDAGFDAARALVLRLWGDRVAEVDADARDAKTALQEWAQARGQTPPSYVEIGRSGPDHAPVFTIEARLQSGESARAEARAKRQAEQAAAAALMSRMGAS; this is encoded by the coding sequence GTGAAACTGTCGAAGGATCTCAGCGCGTTTTGCGACCGTTTGGGGCATGTGTTTGACGACCCCGCGCTCTTGATCCGCGCGCTGACCCATTCGTCGCTCTCGACCGAGACACGGCCCGACAATCAGCGTTTGGAGTTCCTGGGTGATCGGGTTTTGGGTCTGGTGATGGCCGAGGCGGTTCTTGCGCAGGACCCGACAGCGCCCGAGGGGACCTTGGCCCCACGGTTCAACGCCTTGGTGCGCAAGGAAACCTGCGCCGATGTCGCCCGCGAGATCGATCTTGGCGCAGTTTTAAAGCTTGGCAAATCCGAGCAGATGACCGGCGGTCGGCGCAAAAACGCGCTTCTGGGTGACGCGATGGAAGCGGTGATTGCGGCGGTCTATGAAGACGCCGGTTTCGATGCGGCGCGTGCCCTGGTTCTGCGCCTGTGGGGCGATCGGGTGGCCGAAGTTGATGCGGATGCGCGGGACGCGAAGACGGCTTTGCAAGAATGGGCGCAAGCCCGGGGGCAAACACCGCCGAGCTATGTCGAGATTGGTCGAAGCGGCCCGGATCACGCTCCGGTGTTCACCATCGAGGCGCGGTTGCAATCGGGCGAAAGCGCCCGGGCCGAGGCGCGTGCCAAACGTCAGGCCGAGCAGGCGGCGGCTGCGGCCCTGATGAGCCGTATGGGCGCGTCGTGA
- a CDS encoding Pr6Pr family membrane protein — translation MELSDTSLAATLWEMPRYFTNLTNALVVLTLGSLTLGRGPVRPVWLAALTASVVLVGAVYHLLLAHLWNPQGLHFWTDQALHSAVPLGLGVWWLAYAPKSTLSLRNLPAFAIWPAIYTVYVLIRGALDGMYPYPFLNPIELGFGQVALNLFGLLLAILATGAVMIGIAKATRR, via the coding sequence ATGGAACTTAGCGACACCTCTCTCGCCGCAACGTTGTGGGAGATGCCAAGGTATTTCACCAACCTGACCAATGCTTTGGTCGTCCTTACCCTTGGCAGTCTCACCCTGGGACGCGGACCGGTTCGCCCCGTTTGGCTGGCTGCGCTGACCGCGTCAGTGGTTTTGGTCGGCGCGGTCTATCACTTGCTTTTGGCCCATCTCTGGAACCCGCAAGGTCTGCATTTCTGGACCGATCAGGCGTTGCATAGCGCCGTACCTTTGGGGCTGGGTGTTTGGTGGCTGGCCTATGCGCCCAAATCCACCTTGTCGCTGCGCAACCTTCCGGCCTTCGCGATCTGGCCCGCGATTTATACGGTCTATGTCCTGATCCGCGGGGCGTTGGACGGGATGTACCCATACCCCTTCCTCAATCCGATCGAGTTGGGCTTTGGGCAAGTTGCGCTCAATCTGTTTGGCCTCCTGCTGGCGATCCTAGCCACGGGCGCCGTGATGATCGGGATCGCAAAGGCAACGCGGCGCTAG